In the genome of Bacteroides mediterraneensis, the window CAGAAGATTTGAAAGAGTTGCGTGCACAGAATATCAGATAAATAAAAACGAAAGATAGTTAGATATATGAAACAGATATATGTTTTTTGGATGTGTTTGTTTTTACTGGTAGGCTTGTCTGCTTGCACTGACGAGGTTGCCGTAGAAAACGGACAAGAAACGGTAGCCGAGGGAGATGTGGCACTTCAGTTGAGTGTCAGTGTGCCGGATGTGAAAGTGGTGACTACACGTGATATTGACCCCGATGGTTTAGGGATAAAAACGCTTTATCTGTTTTGTTTTGATGAGTATGGTTCTTATATAGGACGTCGTGATGCTTCCAACATTCAGTTGGTAAGCGGTGAGAATGGGAATTATGCATATAGGTTCGATGTAACGGTACCGAGTAGTACGCGTAGAATACATTTTTTGTCGAATGTCTATTTGGATGATATAAATGCCGTGCCTGGCATGAGTGAGACAACCTTGATACCCTCTATTGTTTCCGCTTCAGGGCTCATGGCCTATTGGGGACGTGTGGCTGTAACAGACTTAAACAGTTTCCCTTCGTCGATAGTGCTTTACCGTAATCAGGCCCAGGTGTGCTGGGAAGTAGAGTCAGGGGGCGGATTGCAGGTTTTTGGGTATGCGGTTTGTAACCGCCGGGCATGGGGAACCATTGCTCCTTTTAATCCGCATGCAGAAAAGGATGAAGATAAATTTAATTATTCACTGGATGCTCCTTATGTAACGGAACCTGCTGCAGACTATCAGGTGTTGTCGACCGACGCTACGGATGTGACGGTGCAGGGAGATGAGGCGCAAGGAGACCCTCATTATATATTTGAAAATCCGAATACGCTCGATGCTCCCGTTTATGCCGTCATGCTGATTGGAGAAACGAAAGAATCGGCCAAGTATTATAAAATCATGTTTGTGGATGGCAACAAGAATTTGCTGCCTATTTACCGTAATTTTAAATATGTGATTCGAATTAGTTCTGCTCCTCCTGAGTCAATGGGTTACACCACTTTTGATGAGGCGAAGGAGGGCATTGCAGCCAATAATGCCTGGGTCTCTGTCGATCCGGAGATTCCAGAACTCAGCGACGGAACGCATACGTTGAACATTCTGAATGGGACGACACAGATATTCAACGAGGGAGGTGAACAGACAATTGATTTTACTTACGATGGTAATAGTGAGGACGTTTCTGTTTCGTGGCTTGATAATGACGGAACACTTTCCAGTGTAACTCCTCAATTGAGTTCTACAGGCAATAATACATATACCATTACAATGAATTTGGCGCAACCAAAGGAAGACCCGGTGATTGGTACCTTGTTGTTGCGGGCGGGTGTGTTTACCCGTCAGATAAAAGTTTATCTGATGAAGCCCTTTGAGTTCAAGCCTGTATGGGTGTCTACCGGAGTCCCGATGGAGAAAGATGAAAGGTTGTCCATGACATTTGTCATCCCGGATAATTATCCAAGCGAATTGTTTCCGATTACTTGCAAGATTGCTACAAATACCATGAATGCCAATGATGATTTGGGGGTACAGTTACCTGTTATAATAGAGGACTGCGAGTATCATATTGAAACGGAGGATGGAGAACCGGAAGAACCAAACCGTACTACCAATTGGGGATATAAATTTGTTTATACAGCCACCAGACCAGGTATTCAGGAAGTCTTTTTTACATTGAATGTAAGTGAAGGGAATGATCCGGAGGGTACAGTAGAATATGTAGGGTCATCTTGCCCTTATTTGAAGGAGAAGCATGCACATGTATTTCTGGAAGCAGAAAACTTTAAGGACGAGGAAAAGGTCGTTTTATTCCAGTCGGGATCGAAAGGTATGTATATTACAGTGGACGGAGCAGATGAGAATAATCCGGGCTTTTTGTTGGAAAAATTGGCTCCCACAGTCAATCAGCCAGTTACTATTAAGTTGAATTTTACAGGAGAGACTCCTACAACGAACACTGTGATGCGTATTGCGACCACTTCATTGGTTCCTGTGGACAGTGAGAAGAATAAATATATCAACAATGGGACTCCTACGACGAATGGTATTGTGAACTATTATTGGATTAAGCCAGGAGAGGTTTCCAGTTTGACTTTGAATTTCCTGACAAATACTCCGGATGTGGATGATTTGGTGCGCTTTTCAATTGATAATGAAAATGAATTTGGTTATAACTCTAATTCTGATTATTGGTTTAAATCGGCCGCTGTCGAGCTGCGGGCGACTCCGAAGAATTTCACATTCGATTTTAATATTGTAGATGATACTCCGGAAGTGGATGCGGTAAAATATGGCTTGAACCAGCCAGCCAACATGTATCTGACGATTCCGGAGGCTGCGGTGCAGTATACGGATTTGAAACTGTTTATTCAAACGAATAATTTGAAGCGTGACCCTAATGGTGAACATGCGGAATGGCTTGAAGAAACTGTGGGAGGATATTATCTTACCATACCGAAAGGCACTTCTTTGGAGCAACGAGGAACGATAAAGTTCTTGACGAATCGGATTGCAAGTGCGGAAACCGTCACCATACGTACAGCGGATGATTCGCAAGCATTGTTTACTCCTGCTTCAGCTTCGTTTACGAATCTTCCCATCACAGGTACACTGACTTTAGACGGTGAAGAACCGTTAAGTACCAATTCATTTATTACGTTGCAGCGCAAAAATGGCACGCGTGTGGGTGATTTGGATATACAATCTGTGGAGGGGAATATAGCGACCTATAAATTGACCCTACGACCGGAATTTGATTTTACAATGGATGAGGACTTGATTATTTACTATACGGTTCCAAATACTTCCGTGGTTTATCAGTTGACTACTACGTTCAGTTATTTGGTAAGTCATGAAATTGGTGAGTCGGTGCCGCTCATTACATTAAAAAAACAATAAATCGGTCTCAAGAATGAATGGATACTTTTTAGGGATAGGAATGATTTTGCTGTTTTCTGCCTGTGGAAATTCTTCCCAGCAGAAGCAAGCAAAAACTACTGCAACGGTAGAAAACCCTCAAACCGTCTCGGAAGCCAAGTTCCCTTTCCCTGAAATCCCCACCATGCTCACCCAGCCGGACGAACGGAAAGCATATCTCATGGCGCACTACTGGGATAACTTTAATTTCGCAGATACGGCATTGGTGAACAACCGGAACGTGGCGGAGCAGGGAGCGGCAGACTACTTGGCCATACTGGCCGACGGGACGCTCTCCGGGGAGCGGATAAAAGGCAGTCTGGACAGTTTCTGCAAAGGGCTGGAAGTGCAGGAGCATGCGCGGAAGGTGTTCTTGCAAATGATGGAGGACTACCTGTATAACCCGAATTCGCCTTACCATAATGAGGCCTTGTATGCCTTGTTCTTGGAGCGGATGCTGAAAAGCAAATATGTAGACGAGGCGCGGAAGAGTTCGCTGAAGTTCAGCCTTGACCTGATTAGCCGGAACTGTCCGGGAAAGGTGGCAACGGACTTTATGTATTTCCTGCCGGACGGAAGCAAGCGGTCGCTGGCGCAGACGCGGGCAAAGAACAATCGTCTGCTGTTGGTGTTCTATGATCCGGAGTGCCCGAGCTGTCACGAAACGATGCAGGAGATGGTGGCCGACGGGCTGCTGGCGGAAGCCGTAAAGGACGGAAAACTGACGGTGTTGGCGGTGTACACCGAAGGGAATCAGGAGGTATGGAAGCGTACACTGAGTGATTTGCCTCAGGGATGGACGGTAGGCAGTGACCATGAAACGGTGAAGCAGGGGGCCTTGTACGACCTGAAAGCGATGCCTTCGCTGTATCTGCTGGACGGCTCGAAGAAGGTGCTGCTGAAGGATGCGCCTTACGCAAAGATTCGGGAGGAGATTGCGGCACTGTAAGCAGATTTTCGTATCTTTGCTATATACATACGCAAAGCCTATGAAACCTGTTCCCAAATTTTTCAATACAGCCGGCCCGATGAAGCCGGAGCTGCATTACTGCATTGACCCGCTGACACGCTTTGACTTGGAGGAAATAGAGTCGCTCATCCGGCAGAACAAGTATTTCATTCTTCATGCGCCACGCCAGACGGGGAAGACTTCGTGTCTGCTGGCCTTACGTGACTACATCAACAAGCAGGGGGAATTTTATGCCGTGTATGCCAATGTGGAAGGGGGGCAGGCTTTTCGAAATGATGTGAAAACGGTGGAGAGTCGTGTAGTGGGTACAATAGCGGAGCGTGCTGCGATGACACTGCAATCAGATTTGCCTCGTGATTTGTTTCATAAAGTAGCTGCCAGTCCGGAGCAGGACCGACTTGCTTTGTATTTAAAGATGCTTTCAGAAGCATTGGACAAACCTTTACTTTTGTTTATAGACGAGATTGATGCATTGGTAGGCGATTCGCTGGTGAGCGTGTTGCGTCAGCTTCGCAGTGGATACGACTTGCGGCCTCAGGCATTTCCGCAGAGTATTATTCTGTGTGGGGTGCGCGATGTGCGTGACTATCGGATTGTGTTGTCGAATCAGGATATTGTGACGGGTGGTTCTGCGTTCAACATCAAGGCTGAATCGCTTCGTTTGGGGAATTTCTCCCGTGAAGAGATTCATCAGCTTTATATGCAGCATACGGCGGCTACGGGCCAGGTATTTGATGAGGCTTGTTTCCCGCAGATATGGGAAGCCACAGAGGGGCAGCCGTGGCTGGTGAATGCGTTGGGCTATGAGGTGACAATGAACATGCGTGAGAACCGTGACCGGAGTGTGCGGATTATACCGGAAATGATGTATCGTGCGCAGGAACGGCTGATTTACCGTCGTGATACGCACATCGATATACTGATAGACAAGCTTCGGGAAGAGAGGGTGAGAAATGTAATCGCTCCGATTCTGGCCAACGAGGACGGAGAGGTGGAGCAACACCTGAAAGACGACGACATCCAGTATGTAGTGGATATGGGCTTAGTGGTGCGTGACAAGCCTCTGCGTATTGCAAATGCCATTTATCGTGAGGTGATAAGTCAGGCTAACTTGTAAACTCCTCCTGCCAAAGCGCGGACCACGCCTTTCATCTCCAGATTGAACAGCAGGCTGGTCATGCGGTTGATGGCGATGTTGGTCTCCACCACAAGCGTGTTGACCTGAATACCGTCGGGGTGTTTCTTTAAATGAGTGACCACCTGTTCTTCTTCGGGTGTCAGTTCCGGGAAAAGCTGGCGCTGGACCACCTGTGGCACAACGGGGGTATGGTCCCAGTTCATGGCTTTTACTACGTCTTCTGCGCTCTGTATCAAGGCAGCGCGGTTTTTTTGTATCAGCACGTTGCAGCCCGTGGAGTAGGTATCGCCTACACGGCCCGGAAAGGCGAAGCAGTCGCGCTGGTAGCTCTCGGCAATTTCCGCTGTAATCAAAGAACCTCCCTTGGGACCGGATTCCACTACGAGGGTGGCGTCGCTGAGCCCGGCTACGATACGGTTGCGCTTCACGAAGTTTTGCCGGTCGGGATTGGTGCCGCTCATGAACTCGGTGAGTAGTCCGCCCTGTGTCAGCATCTCGGCAGCGGTGCGGCGGTGTACGGCGGGATAGATGCGGTCCAGTCCGTGAGCTAGTACGCCGACGGTGTCGAAGCCGCGGGAGAGGGCTTCCCGGTGGGCGTGAATATCAATGCCGTAGGCCAGTCCGCTTACAATCAGTGTGTCGGGCAACAGAGTGCTGAGTTCCTGCATGAACCGCTGGCAGAGCGATTTGCCGTAGTCGGTGGCGTTTCGGGTACCCACGATGCTCAGAATGTGCCGGCTGTTCAAGTTGGCCGAGCCTTTGTAGAACAGCACGAGCGGGGCGTCGGGACATTCGCGGAGGCGGGAAGGGTAAGCTTCGTCGTCTTCGGTCAGGCATTGAATCTGGTGTTTCTGTGCAAACGACAGTTCAGCTTCGCACACGCGGAACACTTCGGTGTGCTGGAAGGCGGTGGCTATCTTGGGCGACAGGCCGGGGATGAGGGCCGGCAGTTCGCGGGTATGCTCGAAAAGCATGGTGGCACTTCCGGCAGCCTGAATCAGGTGGCGGGCGCTTACCAGGCCGATGCCGGGCAGAAGGGGCAGGGCCAGACGGCAGAGGAGTTCTTTTTCGTTCATTTCAGGTAAGGCGCAAAGATTTCATTGAAAAGGGGACTGTCACCCAGTCGTCCGTTAATGACACACACGGTCTCTACGGTCGATTTGATGACGGGTTTCAGGTCGGGCAGACGGTAGATGTCCTGTACAAAGACGTATTTGATGCCTTCCTTGCGGAGAGCCAGCCGGGAAATAAACTCGTCGCCGCTGGTTAGCGGGGTCTTGAAGGCCATGTTCAGGCGGGCTACCACGGGGTCGATGCCTTGCTGGTGGAGCTGGGCGAAACTGACGCCGACAGAGGTCAGAAACTCATGGCGGGTATGCTCGATGTAGTGCTGGTAATTCGCGTTGTTGACAATTCCTTGCAGGTCGCATTCATAGTCGCGGACCTTCATTTTCAGTTCAAAGATGTAATTCTCCATGCGGGTGAGATTTATGTATTTCTACAAAGATAAGGAATTATTCCTATATTTGCGGAATATGAAAGAGAATGTACCGGTAATTTATGCGGCCCCTTTGCAGGGCTTTACGGAAGCGGCGTGGCGCAATGCCCATGCGCAGTGTTTTGGAGGTGTGGAGGCTTATTACACGCCTTTTGTGCGGTTGGAAAAGGGAGTCATCCGCAACAAGGACAGGCGAGACGTGTCGCCCGACGAGAATACGGTGCCTCGGCTGATTCCCCAAGTAATTGCCTCGGAACCGGAGGAGTTGCGACAGCTGACGGATTTCCTGACAGGACTGGGCTATCGGGAGCTGGATGTGAACATGGGCTGCCCGTTCCCACTGATTGTCCGCCGTGGAAAAGGAGCGGGTATCTTGTCCTCTCCGGAGAAAGTGGCGGCTTTGTTGGAGACGATGAAGGCCTTTCCGGAGATACGTTTCTCGGTCAAGATGAGATTAGGAGGACAGGAACCCAACGAATGGAGAGCGCTAGTGCCGTTGCTCAACGGTTCGTGTGTGACGCAGGTCACACTGCATCCACGTATCGGGAAGCAGCAATACAAGGGAACGGTCGACCGGGAGGCGTTCCGGGCGTTCTATGAGGCTTGTGAGCTGCCGCTGGTATATAATGGCGATTTGCAGACGGTGGCCGACATCCGGGAGGTGTTGGAAGCCTTTCCTCGGCTGAAAGGGGTGATGCTGGGAAGAGGCTTGCTGGCCAATCCGTCATTGGCCCTTGCTTTCCGGGAAGGAGAACTGTCGGAGGGCGAGTTAAAGGGGCGAGTAGCACAGATGCACCGGCTGATGTACTTGTACTACTATCGGGTGATAGAAGGTGGAGAAGCGCAGCTGCTGGCCAAGCTGAAGACCTGCTGGGAGTATCTGCTGCCGGACTTGGACAAGAAACGGCGGAAGGCTATCTTGAAGAGCAATCGTCTGGACGGGTATCTGCGGGCAGTGGAAGAGGCGTTGCGGTGAAAGGTATGAAGAACTGAAAAGACTTAACTTTTTTTACAGAAGTAGGATGGTGATTTTGGTATTTCCATCTGTCTCTATTTGAAATGGAAATCGATTTGCACATGGGAAGAGACAGATTAAATATAGATGAGTTGTTCAAGTTTTATTATAGACCTTTGTGTTTGTATGCCACACATTATGTACAGGACGTAGAGACGGCCAAAGATATCGTGCAGGATTGCTTTTCGTCTTTGTGGGAAAAGATGAATGATGAAAAGTCCTGTGAGGTAAGTAATATGAAGGCTTATTTGTATGTGATGGTGAAGAACCGTAGCTTGGATTATTTGAGTCAGGAAAATCTGTTCAAATCGGGAGTCTCGTTTACGGATTTAGAGGAAACCCTGTTGGATGAGGAGGTGGAGGAACGGAGTGTGATGGAGGCGCGAATGTGGACCGCCATAGATGCCTTGCCTGAGCGTTGCCGTGAGGTCTTTCTTTTGCATAAACGGGATGGCCTGAAGTATCAGGAGATTGCTGAAAGGTTTCATATTTCGGTTCATACAGTCGACAGTCATATTCAGAAGGCATTTCGTTTGATACGTGAGGGGGCATATAAAGTCTATCTATTTCTCTTTAACTAAAATTCAGGGTTTTCACGTAGTGATTTTTGGGGTTTCTATTGTCACAGGATTGAACGTATAATATCACCAGAAACATGAATGAATTAGAAGAAAAATGCCTTCGTTTTGTGTTGAGGCATTATCAAAAGAATAAATTGGACACACGGCAGGCTTTGAAAGTTTTCAAGGAAAAGCATGGAGTGGTTGGAAGGGCAGGCGGAAAGAACCGGTATTTCCTGACCTTATCCGGGCTGGCTGCGGCTATATTGTTGGCGTTTATTGTCTGGGTGGGCATATCTACTGAGAAGCAGTGGACAGAATTGGCAGCATACGAGCATGCAGTAAAGTACCAGTTGCCGGACAGTTCGGTCGTTACGGTATATCCTTATTCCTCTATTTGTTTCCGTACAAAGGATTACGCAAAGGTATGTCGTGAAGTGAAATTGACGGGGAAAGCTGATTTTAGGATAAAAAGAGATTGTACTCGTCCGTTTAAAGTAATAGGAAAGTTGGCTGAAGTTCAAGTGTTGGGTACTTGTTTCGTAATGGATGAAAGCCGTGCGGATACCGCATGGGTTCAGGTGGAATCGGGAAAAGTACGGTTTTCTGTACTAGGTCAGTCGGAAGGTGTAGAACTTCTGGCTGGAATGGAGGCACAAGTGGTAAAAGGTCAGCATGTTCCGCAAATCGTTCGTCGTCCAGATTCTGTAAAGAAAGGAAGTTTTGTATTTGAGAATACTCCTCTTCCGAAAGTACTTGCAGAGCTATCCCGTTATTATGGGGTAAAGCTGGTAGCCGACCGGACAGACAAACGGTTGACAGCCAGTTTCGATGCACACAGTCTGGACGAAATCATCGAGATAATAGAAAAAGTATTAAAAGTGCATATTAAAAAACAAGTATGATGAGTACCTTGTGGACTGTGGCGGCTGTTTGTTTGTGTGTAGGGGGGTATCCTCGTTCAGAAACTTCTGAATTGAAGAAAGCAATCGTACAAATGCAAGACTTGTATCACGTGAATTTCGTCTATGATTCTTCTTTGGAAGTGATGCGGTTATCTGGCATTTTTTCTTCTGGTAAGTCATTGAAGGAGAATCTGCAAACTGTCTTTTCCGGAACCGGAATCAAATGGGAGATAAAAGGCAGCTATGTCTTGTTGTTTAAATCGAGTCAGTACACTTTTTCAGGCCACGTGTGTCAGGATAATGGGGAATCACTCCTTAATGTCACGGTGTATGACCAGAATATGCATATTGGTACCTTGACGGATGAACATGGCTTTTTTAGTTTGACACTGCCGGAAGGAAAGCATACTTTGCGTTTCTCTTATGTAGGTTATGAAGAGGTGGTGAAAGAACTGGAACTGCGTTCAGATTATTCTGGCACGATTTATTTGAAGGAAAGTTCCACTGCATTGGAAGGGGTAGTGGTAACGGCCGATTTGAATACTTCTCTTTTTACGACTCAGACTGGAAAGGTTTCGTTGACTCCAGCACAGTTGAATACGGAATTTTCATTGTTCAGTTCACCGGATTTAGTCAAGGCGATTCAGCAGCTTCCCGGGGTATCTGCTGGCACGGAACTGCTCTCCGGCCTTTATGTACATGGGGGAAAGAATGATGAAAACTTATTCTTATTGGACGGCATGCCTCTCTATCAGGTGAATCATTTTGGAGGATTGTTTTCTGCATTTAATACGGATATAGTGAAGAATGTGGATTTTTACAAGAGTGGTTTCCCGGCACGTTACGGAGGGAGGCTTTCGTCTGTGACAGATGTCCGTATGAAGGAGGGGGACTTAAAGAAGTTTCACGGTACGGTATCGGTGGGGCTGCTGGACGGAAGACTGCGTTTCGAAGGGCCTGTCATAAAGGAAAAAACCTCTTTCGTGTTCGGTATGCGCCGGAGCTGGTTGGACGTGCTTTCTGCTCCTGCTTTGCGGATTGCCAATCGTTTCTTTCCCGAAGAAGACATCAATGCCCGTTATGCTTTTCATGATATCAATGCGAAAATCACACACCGGTTTTCCAATGAGAGCAGACTTTCTTTTAGTGTGTATTCTGGAAGAGATTTGTTTAAAATGAAGGATAAACAGCTTTTCCCGTCAGGAAATCCGCTCCATCAAGAGAAAGAACAGACCACGGATGAATACCATATCCGATGGGGAAATCTTTCTGCCGCGTTGTCATGGAATAATCAGTTCAATCATAAACTGACCGGTAATTTTTCTTTGGTATATGCCCGTAATCTGTCTAAGTACGACTTCAGGTCAGATGATAGTTTTGATAAAGGGGAAGATGATAAAGAATATTCTGTGGACCGGATGCAGAGGGACAGTTATTCTACTATTGATGACGTAGGTTTTCGCATGGATTTTCATTACCTTCCTACGGCGAATCATCATGTGCGTTTCGGAAGCGATTACTTGTATCATATCTATTGTCCGCAGCATACGTTATCACAGGATATAAGAGGTACGGAGGAAATGACGGATACGTTATTGTCATCCGTAGAGAGCCATTACAAGGGGAATGAATTCTCTTTTTATGCGGAAGACGATATGAGGCTGACCCGGAAACTGCGGATAAATCTGGGGGGACGTTATACCATGTATCAGGTTTCGGGAGTGGTATATCATTCGCTGGAACCGAGAATATCGGCAAGCTATCGTCTGTTCAGTCGTACCACTTTGAAAGTTTCCTATACCGAGATGAGTCAGTTTGCACACCAGTTATCCAATTCTTATTTAAACTTGCCGACCGATTGTTGGGTCCCTTCTACCTCCCGTATACGTCCTATGCGTTCGCGACAGGTGGCAGGTGGTGTGTACATGGAACTTCCGTGGAGGTTGCGCCTGGAGGTGGAAAGCTATTTCCGTACTACCAGCCGAATGTTGGAGTACGAGGCGGGAGGCAGTCTTACATTGCCTGCCGGAAACTGGGAGCAGGTGGTACGGGTGGGAGACGGCAAATCGTATGGGTTGGAAACATCGCTGGTGTATCATGATGAGCGGAACCTCTTTCAGGCTGGTTATACTTTGTCATGGAGCAAGCAAAAGTTTGATGACTTTTATTCCGGTTGGTATCCCAGCAAGTTTGACAATCGTCATAAACTGAATCTAGTCTATCGTCGTAAATTCAGCCGTCGAATGGATGTATATGCAGCGTGGACTTATCGTAGTGGTGACCATGCGACAGTTCCTACACAGTATGTGGAAAATCCTTGCCTGCCCGGTACCTCGCAACTGTCGGACTTAGAGCCGATGTATGGAAAACCTAACAATATTACTTTGCCTGCCTACCACCGGCTGGATGTGGGTATCAATTTCCGGCGGACTACCAAGCGGGGATTCGAGCGAATCTGGAATGTGAGTATCTATAATGCCTATTGCCGTATGAATCCTTTTTATACTAAGATAGAACGGCAGGCCAACGGAAGTTTCAGAGGAAAGGCTATCGGGCTGTTCCCGATAATTCCTTCTTTTAGCTACACTTTAAATTTCTGAATCGGCATGCATTGGAATGTCATTGATTATAACAAATTTCTAAACATTGTATTTATGCATTTAAACAAACAGAATCTCATAATAATACTTGCAGCCTTCAGTCTGTTTTCATCTTGCGTGTATCATTTTGACTTGGATGAGATTTCAGAGGTTCCTAAGTTAACGGTATATAGTTATCCGGGAAGTGGCGACACTACGGTGGTACGTCTTTCGCACAGTCTTCCGGTTCATGATAAAGGCAGAAAGATGTATGGATTAAAGGGTAGGGACATCCGCCTGGAAGTGAATGACATTGCTGTTCCTTTGTGGTGGACAGAGGATTCCTTGCCGGGAGTTCCCGCCAAAAGTTATTATGTGGTACAGTCCTATGAGACGGGCGACCGTGTCCGGCTTACAGCTTCGGTAGAAGGGGTGAAAGCGGTGTCTGCCTTTACTATTATTCCTGCTCCTTTCCCTTTAAACACTGTCAAAATAGAACGAAAATCCTCTGAGTTGAATGTGCTCCAGCTTCAGATAAATTTTACCGATTATGCAAAAACTGAAAATTACTATGCGGTAACGGTCAAAGAAAGGGTAAAGTATTGGAAAGAGGGGACTTCGGAGGTGCATTATGGCAAACCGTCTTCTGCTTATATGGACTGGAGTGATGAGCCAATGTTGGATGCTTCTTCGGGTTTGGATGACATTTTTATGGGAAACTATGCGTACTATCAGAATCTGTATTTTTGGAGCGATGAGAAAATTCAGGGAAAGAATTACACACTTCGCCTGAATATGACTTACATACCTGATTACAAGACTTCTATTCAAGATGAAACTTTTATAAACAGAAAGCAATATAAGGTTTATTTATATAGTCTGTCTGAAGAGTTCTACCGTTATTTGAAATCACTTAATG includes:
- a CDS encoding DUF4249 domain-containing protein; protein product: MHLNKQNLIIILAAFSLFSSCVYHFDLDEISEVPKLTVYSYPGSGDTTVVRLSHSLPVHDKGRKMYGLKGRDIRLEVNDIAVPLWWTEDSLPGVPAKSYYVVQSYETGDRVRLTASVEGVKAVSAFTIIPAPFPLNTVKIERKSSELNVLQLQINFTDYAKTENYYAVTVKERVKYWKEGTSEVHYGKPSSAYMDWSDEPMLDASSGLDDIFMGNYAYYQNLYFWSDEKIQGKNYTLRLNMTYIPDYKTSIQDETFINRKQYKVYLYSLSEEFYRYLKSLNEQKNNELGNVELAPMRATYTNVENGFGLVGGCSLRQTEWMDSLKE